A part of Gramella sp. MAR_2010_147 genomic DNA contains:
- a CDS encoding lipid-A-disaccharide synthase N-terminal domain-containing protein, with protein MDSWLIYFLGFTAQLLFSGRMILQWFLSEKSKKIITPIFFWHLSLFASFLLFVYGYLRDDFAIMMGQTLTYFIYIRNLQLQGEWYRFPKIFRLFLWIFPLLIVIYGFNNDQYDAAKLFRNDAIPFWLLILGSLGQVIFTLRFIYQWVYSERKKVSSLPLGFWLLSLLGSAIIIIYAVIRRDPVLLAGHGIGLIMYIRNIYIQKNEVKG; from the coding sequence ATGGATAGCTGGTTAATTTATTTTTTAGGGTTTACAGCACAATTACTTTTTTCAGGCCGAATGATTCTTCAATGGTTCCTTTCAGAAAAGAGTAAAAAAATTATCACCCCAATCTTTTTCTGGCATTTAAGTTTGTTTGCTTCTTTTTTGCTTTTTGTATACGGATATTTAAGGGATGATTTTGCCATTATGATGGGACAAACCCTTACTTATTTTATTTATATAAGAAACCTACAATTACAGGGTGAGTGGTATAGGTTTCCAAAAATTTTCAGGCTATTTTTATGGATATTTCCGTTGCTAATAGTTATCTATGGTTTCAATAATGATCAATATGATGCGGCAAAATTGTTCAGAAACGATGCGATTCCATTCTGGTTATTGATATTGGGATCTTTAGGACAGGTAATATTTACATTGAGATTTATTTATCAATGGGTTTATTCAGAAAGAAAGAAAGTTTCCAGTTTGCCACTTGGTTTCTGGCTGCTTAGTTTACTGGGATCGGCCATTATTATTATTTATGCTGTAATTAGAAGAGACCCGGTTTTATTGGCTGGTCATGGAATTGGATTGATCATGTATATTAGAAATATTTATATTCAGAAAAATGAAGTTAAAGGATAA
- a CDS encoding type I phosphomannose isomerase catalytic subunit, with protein MLNYPIKFKPILQEKIWGGNKLRDLLNKETTKENIGESWEISGVKGHISKVSNGTESGRSLSELISEYKEKLVGTKIYEQFGNEFPLLIKFIDAKKDLSVQLHPNNKLAKKRHSSFGKTEMWYVMQADDNSELIIGFKKDLEKKEYVEYLEKGKIVEVLNFEKVKKGDSVFINTGKVHAIGGGVLLAEIQQTSDITYRIYDWDRVDAEGKRRDLHTDLAIDAIDFIKKDDYKLNYAKQKNISSQITSCKYFTTNYLPVKGGVKKDYSQLDSFVILMCVEGESTINLKGSTEILKKGESLMIPAIATEIGIEATEAELLEIYIQ; from the coding sequence ATGCTTAATTATCCAATCAAATTTAAACCTATACTTCAGGAAAAAATATGGGGTGGAAATAAATTAAGAGATCTTTTAAATAAGGAGACTACGAAGGAAAATATTGGTGAAAGCTGGGAAATTTCTGGTGTAAAAGGCCATATCTCAAAAGTTTCAAATGGTACCGAATCTGGCAGGTCTCTTTCAGAGCTAATTTCTGAATATAAAGAAAAATTAGTGGGCACGAAGATTTATGAGCAATTCGGCAATGAATTCCCATTACTTATAAAGTTTATTGACGCTAAAAAAGATCTTTCAGTACAATTACATCCAAATAATAAACTTGCAAAAAAACGTCACAGTTCTTTTGGAAAGACCGAGATGTGGTATGTAATGCAGGCAGATGATAATTCAGAATTAATTATTGGGTTTAAAAAAGATCTTGAAAAAAAGGAATATGTTGAATACCTGGAAAAGGGAAAAATAGTAGAGGTTCTAAATTTTGAAAAAGTTAAAAAGGGGGATTCCGTCTTCATAAATACCGGAAAGGTTCATGCGATTGGCGGAGGTGTTTTACTTGCAGAAATTCAGCAAACTTCAGATATTACCTATAGAATATACGATTGGGACAGGGTAGATGCTGAAGGTAAGCGAAGGGACCTGCATACAGATCTGGCAATAGATGCCATAGATTTTATAAAGAAAGATGACTATAAGCTCAATTATGCTAAGCAAAAGAATATTTCTTCTCAAATCACATCCTGTAAATATTTTACTACCAACTATTTACCGGTAAAAGGGGGCGTAAAAAAGGACTATTCTCAGCTTGATTCTTTTGTTATTCTTATGTGTGTGGAGGGTGAATCAACAATAAACTTAAAAGGAAGTACTGAGATTTTGAAAAAAGGAGAAAGCCTGATGATACCTGCCATCGCAACTGAAATTGGAATCGAAGCTACAGAAGCTGAATTGCTTGAAATTTATATCCAATAA
- a CDS encoding tyrosine/phenylalanine carboxypeptidase domain-containing protein — MQEIPDLSENSIDQILTVLDEKKEINCRLPGKGILHIEKELPYLVIYRRKKEDRGTRRFVTNESSYLVIGTEDFQGYQKLLYRISDQISANMESYLLFEIYAGTRDSTEIKIKGPAQKLPSTLETLKEDFLKINSEFTGLYLNTEIIDTPNRQQEGKTPLMEIEDAKSCGAVVVGLEVPPIYRNENNQLYPVFFRNFKDYLIRAIHRSFFEFIRVQTAGGVASFNALGRKYLKQIVFDIDKQLADIERSYQFLWLVSPANIQNIKQEFFDSNYENVIDYHYRLLPVDPDVLKRKLYNLKIEDIDDPAMSFLFREKREELDMQITMLNERGSRNFMYDSIRLYKGVDKKLCEEARNILDKIQEEDHTDTKDLLDSKAFSSMARKEFDFYREQDRNFKCKVHIRDDVNVMMVSHGELYIPADYKMNRVEAEALIQHEVGTHVLTYYNGSNQPLNQLSIGLADYDPLQEGLAVMSEFMVDGLTANRLRILAGRVIAGEALMEGGNFQEIFRLLKLTYGFSAERAFNITSRIMQGGGFMKDIIYLKGLVLLKEHLKNGGEYEPLLAGKYGIKHTGIIKELTDRKVLNSVQVKPSYLHSEKMYEKLELIRQGLSLPQMVCK; from the coding sequence ATGCAGGAAATACCTGACCTATCTGAAAATTCCATTGATCAAATTTTAACAGTCCTTGATGAAAAGAAGGAAATAAACTGTCGGTTACCCGGCAAAGGTATCTTACATATCGAAAAGGAATTACCATATCTTGTGATATACCGAAGAAAAAAAGAAGATAGAGGAACAAGAAGATTTGTCACCAATGAATCATCCTATTTGGTTATAGGTACCGAAGATTTTCAAGGATATCAAAAGTTACTTTATAGAATTTCAGATCAGATATCGGCAAATATGGAGTCTTATCTTTTATTTGAAATTTATGCAGGGACTCGTGATTCTACTGAAATTAAAATTAAAGGACCAGCTCAAAAACTACCTTCAACCTTAGAGACTTTAAAAGAGGATTTTTTAAAAATAAATTCAGAATTCACCGGGCTTTATTTAAATACCGAGATTATAGACACCCCAAACAGGCAGCAAGAAGGTAAAACTCCATTGATGGAAATTGAAGATGCAAAAAGTTGTGGTGCCGTAGTGGTAGGTCTGGAAGTTCCTCCTATTTATAGAAACGAGAATAACCAGTTGTACCCGGTATTTTTCCGGAATTTTAAAGATTATCTCATTAGAGCGATACACCGTTCTTTTTTTGAGTTCATTCGGGTTCAAACAGCGGGAGGAGTTGCCAGTTTTAATGCCCTTGGCAGGAAATATTTAAAGCAGATCGTATTTGATATTGATAAGCAACTGGCAGATATAGAAAGATCTTACCAGTTTCTTTGGCTAGTTTCACCTGCCAATATTCAAAATATCAAGCAGGAGTTTTTTGATAGCAATTATGAAAATGTCATAGATTATCATTACAGATTATTACCTGTAGATCCAGATGTTTTAAAAAGGAAACTTTATAACCTTAAAATTGAAGATATTGACGATCCCGCCATGTCTTTTTTATTCCGGGAAAAGCGGGAAGAACTGGACATGCAGATTACCATGCTGAACGAACGGGGCTCCAGAAACTTTATGTATGACAGTATCAGGCTATATAAAGGAGTAGATAAAAAGCTTTGCGAAGAAGCACGTAATATTCTGGATAAAATCCAGGAAGAAGATCATACCGATACAAAAGACCTGCTGGATTCAAAGGCCTTTAGTAGTATGGCTAGAAAAGAATTTGATTTTTATCGTGAGCAGGATAGAAATTTTAAATGTAAGGTACATATACGGGATGATGTAAACGTGATGATGGTCTCTCATGGCGAATTATACATTCCTGCAGATTATAAAATGAACCGGGTGGAAGCTGAAGCTCTAATTCAGCACGAAGTGGGCACCCATGTACTCACCTATTATAACGGTAGCAACCAACCTTTGAATCAGTTAAGCATTGGACTGGCAGATTACGATCCGCTTCAGGAAGGTCTTGCGGTAATGTCTGAATTTATGGTAGACGGTCTTACTGCAAATAGATTAAGAATACTTGCTGGCCGTGTTATTGCGGGAGAAGCTCTTATGGAAGGAGGAAACTTTCAGGAGATCTTCAGACTCTTAAAACTCACTTATGGTTTCTCTGCTGAAAGAGCTTTTAATATCACCTCTAGAATCATGCAGGGCGGTGGATTTATGAAAGATATTATTTATTTAAAAGGACTGGTATTATTAAAAGAACATTTAAAGAACGGAGGGGAATATGAACCTCTCCTGGCCGGAAAATATGGAATTAAACACACCGGTATTATAAAGGAACTTACAGACAGAAAAGTTTTAAATTCTGTGCAGGTCAAACCTAGTTACCTTCACAGTGAAAAAATGTATGAAAAATTAGAATTAATCAGGCAAGGCCTAAGCCTTCCACAAATGGTATGTAAATGA
- a CDS encoding glutathione synthetase has product MKICFVLNDVATEKNGTSTALMTMAHQRGHEVYAMGVGDFTFHHDEPISINAVSVSKSFKSKSPQKFLEALQDKKNKSKKINSSKLDVLFIRNNPTEEADRQWAEQAGVAFGRMVQQEEVLVLNDAYALSHAFIDKLYFEELPQEIKPASIITRDKDQILEFWENQKNKKMVLKPLEGSGGKDVYLIDEHEKNVNQIITHLSSQGYVIAQEYLPAGKDGDVRILLVNGKVMEKDGKKAIIRRVSGEGEFRSNFAVGATADSSDLTPAMQRIIDLTAPKLIRDGLFFVGLDVVDDKLIEINVLSPGGMERFKDIGLPGFTDYIIKAIERKVEFKEIYKNQLSNRTLATMD; this is encoded by the coding sequence ATGAAAATATGTTTTGTATTAAATGATGTTGCAACGGAAAAAAATGGTACTTCTACGGCGCTTATGACTATGGCACACCAACGAGGTCATGAAGTCTATGCTATGGGAGTTGGAGATTTTACATTCCATCATGATGAACCCATTAGTATTAATGCGGTTTCGGTATCCAAAAGCTTTAAAAGCAAGTCTCCTCAAAAATTTCTGGAGGCACTTCAGGATAAGAAAAATAAATCGAAGAAAATAAACTCTTCTAAACTGGATGTACTATTCATTAGAAACAATCCAACTGAAGAAGCAGATCGCCAATGGGCCGAGCAAGCCGGGGTTGCTTTTGGAAGAATGGTTCAGCAAGAAGAAGTTTTAGTGTTAAATGACGCCTATGCCCTATCCCACGCGTTTATAGATAAATTATATTTTGAAGAGCTTCCGCAGGAAATTAAACCGGCTTCGATTATCACCAGAGATAAAGATCAGATTCTGGAGTTCTGGGAAAACCAGAAAAATAAGAAAATGGTTCTCAAACCGCTGGAAGGTTCAGGAGGAAAAGATGTTTACCTAATAGACGAGCATGAAAAGAATGTAAATCAAATTATCACACATTTAAGCTCTCAGGGTTACGTGATCGCCCAGGAATATCTTCCTGCGGGAAAAGATGGAGATGTTCGTATTTTACTGGTGAATGGTAAGGTGATGGAGAAAGATGGTAAAAAAGCTATTATTAGAAGAGTTAGTGGCGAAGGAGAATTTAGAAGCAACTTTGCTGTAGGAGCTACCGCAGATAGTAGCGATCTAACTCCCGCAATGCAACGCATCATAGATCTTACTGCTCCCAAATTAATTAGGGACGGATTATTTTTTGTTGGCCTTGATGTGGTTGATGATAAATTAATTGAAATTAATGTATTAAGCCCGGGAGGAATGGAACGATTTAAAGATATTGGTCTTCCTGGATTTACAGATTATATTATCAAAGCTATTGAAAGGAAGGTAGAGTTTAAAGAAATTTACAAAAACCAGTTAAGCAATAGAACTTTAGCTACGATGGACTAA
- a CDS encoding glycosyltransferase family 39 protein produces MKLKDNYLLLLVMVCIAVFFVNLDAIIVNIMEARNFATAREMITMDHWIFTTLNNEPRYEKPPLPTWLTAVSMFLFGMKSLFALRLPAAIMGTVTVIFTYKLGLKFTGHRKFAFIAGLIAVTSFYILHSGRDGQWDIHTHGWMMMAIYGMYRIFTEEGNKYINGILTGLLLGFSFLSKGPVSMYALLLPFLISYGIVYKYRNFRGKWQALLLMILVAFVVSASWSWYVYFFDTNAVSKITERETGRWLDYHTRPFYYYWSFVIQTGIWTIPAFVGLLYPYLKNRVFNKTGYKFTLVWTLSAVILLSIIPEKKARYLLPVLIPLALNTAFYIEYLFRRFDMMPKKEKLVVYFNFSIIAVIGLIFPLVGFYLFKDQFTKIWPWFILTSVCLVAIGILIFYYLRRNRFKPVFYLTVWFIICVIFFGLPIVKKLELNPAFKSITTVDHYLEKHPMPLYEFNGFTPEFIWEYGEPIEAIKNGNDYTIPKSQKFLLLVTKEQTGEMRNLLSEFNIEKIDEINMNANPDNHRDRLFRNLYLVTKK; encoded by the coding sequence ATGAAGTTAAAGGATAATTATCTTCTTTTATTAGTGATGGTTTGTATAGCGGTTTTTTTCGTAAATCTCGATGCGATAATCGTAAATATCATGGAAGCCCGTAATTTTGCTACAGCACGAGAAATGATCACGATGGATCATTGGATATTCACAACCTTAAATAACGAACCCAGATATGAAAAACCGCCGCTACCAACGTGGTTAACAGCTGTCTCTATGTTTCTGTTTGGTATGAAGAGTCTATTTGCATTAAGATTGCCTGCCGCAATCATGGGAACCGTAACGGTTATTTTTACATATAAACTTGGACTAAAATTTACCGGCCACAGAAAGTTTGCATTCATTGCAGGGTTAATAGCGGTAACTTCTTTCTATATACTCCACTCCGGAAGGGATGGACAATGGGACATTCACACGCATGGCTGGATGATGATGGCCATTTACGGTATGTATAGAATTTTTACTGAAGAAGGAAATAAGTATATCAATGGGATACTTACAGGCTTGTTATTAGGCTTTTCGTTCTTAAGTAAAGGACCAGTGTCTATGTATGCATTACTCTTACCATTTTTAATATCATATGGGATTGTTTATAAATACAGAAACTTTAGAGGAAAATGGCAGGCACTGCTTTTGATGATTCTGGTGGCTTTCGTAGTTTCAGCGTCCTGGAGTTGGTATGTCTATTTTTTTGACACAAATGCTGTATCTAAAATCACTGAAAGAGAGACTGGGCGCTGGCTGGATTATCATACAAGACCATTTTACTATTACTGGAGTTTTGTAATTCAAACCGGTATATGGACAATTCCTGCGTTTGTTGGCTTGCTATATCCTTATCTCAAAAACCGGGTATTTAATAAAACCGGGTATAAATTTACACTTGTCTGGACTTTGAGTGCCGTAATCCTTCTTTCAATAATTCCTGAAAAAAAAGCAAGATATTTATTACCAGTACTAATCCCACTAGCACTAAATACAGCTTTTTATATAGAATACCTTTTCAGGAGGTTTGATATGATGCCGAAAAAGGAAAAGCTGGTCGTTTATTTCAATTTTTCCATTATCGCTGTTATAGGTTTAATCTTTCCTCTAGTTGGTTTCTACCTGTTTAAAGACCAGTTCACAAAAATATGGCCATGGTTTATTCTAACCTCTGTATGCCTGGTTGCTATTGGCATACTTATATTTTACTATTTAAGGAGAAACCGGTTTAAGCCAGTTTTTTATTTGACGGTTTGGTTCATAATATGTGTTATTTTCTTTGGCCTGCCTATAGTAAAGAAGCTTGAACTAAATCCGGCTTTCAAGAGTATTACAACCGTTGACCATTATTTAGAAAAGCATCCTATGCCTTTATATGAATTCAATGGTTTTACGCCAGAATTCATTTGGGAATATGGAGAGCCAATTGAAGCCATTAAGAACGGGAATGATTACACCATTCCAAAATCACAAAAGTTTCTTTTGCTGGTAACCAAGGAACAAACTGGGGAAATGAGAAATCTTCTTTCCGAATTTAATATTGAAAAAATTGATGAAATAAATATGAATGCCAATCCAGATAATCATCGGGACAGGTTATTTAGAAATTTATATTTAGTCACTAAAAAATAA
- a CDS encoding glycosyltransferase: MDNSLTIIVPLYNEEENLKRVEEKMKEYISRASIECKVLFVNDGSKDNSEKIMIEICNRNPEFEYISFEKNCGLSAAIKAGFDYSETNLTGYIDSDLQTDPFDFELLLNEIENYDLINGFRHERKDSGIKNLSSYVANTVRNWFTHDGMDDTGCPLKIIRTDYAKRIPMFSGLHRFLPAMIMLQGGRIKQVPIKHFPRIAGTPKFGLRNRLFKPLMDCFTYLWMKKNYINYKVEKRS; this comes from the coding sequence ATGGATAACAGTCTAACGATCATTGTTCCTTTATATAATGAAGAAGAAAACCTAAAAAGGGTAGAGGAGAAAATGAAGGAATATATTTCCAGGGCCAGTATAGAATGTAAAGTTCTATTCGTGAACGACGGTTCTAAGGATAACTCTGAAAAGATAATGATCGAAATCTGTAATAGAAATCCGGAGTTTGAGTATATCAGCTTTGAAAAGAACTGTGGTCTTAGTGCAGCTATTAAAGCCGGATTTGATTATTCAGAAACAAATCTTACAGGATATATAGATTCAGACCTACAAACTGATCCTTTTGATTTTGAACTATTACTAAACGAAATTGAAAACTATGATCTCATAAACGGATTTCGTCATGAACGTAAAGACTCTGGAATAAAGAATTTATCTTCATATGTTGCCAATACTGTAAGAAACTGGTTCACACATGATGGAATGGATGATACTGGTTGTCCATTAAAGATTATAAGAACAGATTACGCAAAAAGAATCCCTATGTTTAGTGGACTTCATCGTTTTCTTCCTGCTATGATTATGTTACAGGGTGGCCGTATAAAACAGGTGCCTATAAAACACTTCCCTAGAATTGCCGGAACCCCAAAATTTGGACTGAGAAATAGGCTCTTTAAACCATTGATGGATTGCTTTACATATCTATGGATGAAGAAGAATTATATAAATTATAAGGTTGAAAAGAGATCTTAA
- a CDS encoding DUF1206 domain-containing protein yields MSKKKNFARFGMAAKGAVYCLIGILTALAAFGQGGQQTGSKGALRYLAQQSYGQILLIILGVGLLGYVFWRMYQVFTNPKDLENNTKGYAKRVAYFISGLIYGGFAFYAFKLAFGGSSGSSGSMMGSLMSGSNGKIVAIIIGVGMAIKAGYDLYRAYSNKFKEEIEQIGMNRKEQKLLVNAGKFGHTARGLVIGLMAYLTLNSGLSSGSDISTQTDAFSFIQNEFGSAILGIVAIGFIGYGVYMFIKAKYPATSITPDK; encoded by the coding sequence ATGAGCAAAAAGAAAAATTTCGCCCGCTTCGGTATGGCCGCAAAAGGAGCTGTATACTGTTTAATTGGTATTCTTACTGCACTTGCTGCTTTTGGACAAGGTGGACAACAAACCGGAAGCAAAGGAGCTTTGAGATATCTCGCTCAACAATCATATGGCCAGATTCTACTCATAATTTTAGGTGTTGGACTGTTAGGATATGTTTTCTGGAGAATGTATCAGGTATTTACGAATCCTAAAGACCTGGAGAATAATACCAAGGGATATGCAAAGCGTGTAGCTTATTTTATTAGTGGCTTAATTTATGGAGGTTTTGCGTTTTACGCTTTTAAATTGGCATTTGGTGGTAGTTCAGGTAGTTCGGGGTCTATGATGGGATCATTGATGTCTGGTTCTAATGGTAAAATAGTCGCCATAATTATAGGTGTTGGAATGGCTATAAAGGCGGGGTACGATCTTTATCGAGCCTATTCTAATAAGTTCAAGGAAGAAATTGAACAAATTGGAATGAATAGAAAAGAACAAAAATTATTGGTAAACGCTGGTAAATTTGGACATACGGCCAGAGGATTAGTAATAGGTTTAATGGCTTACTTAACACTAAACTCAGGATTATCTAGCGGGAGTGATATAAGTACTCAAACAGATGCTTTTAGTTTTATTCAAAATGAATTTGGATCTGCAATATTAGGTATTGTAGCTATAGGCTTTATAGGCTATGGTGTTTATATGTTTATAAAAGCAAAATATCCAGCAACGAGTATTACTCCTGATAAGTGA